A region of the Apium graveolens cultivar Ventura chromosome 6, ASM990537v1, whole genome shotgun sequence genome:
AATCAGTTAGCTCGTGAACGACCCGTGAAGCTAAACGTGTCGTGCCGTGTCGGGCCGAtttgatagaatatgaacctgtgAACGGCTTGCGAATTAGGCGACTCTAACGGTCCGGCGAATTCTGGCGGTTCGAGGCGGGCGCGAATTAGGCGAAGTAACGAATAATGAGTCTGGCGAATTAGGCGAATAACGAGTTAACGAATTTGGTgactttttttttaattttttatgtttTGTTTTTAACTTTGTACAACTACAGACTTTGCATTTTTGTTTCAATTTTACTTTTTTTTTATTTCTGTTTTTATTTTACCTTTTTTATATTGAACAAGTTTTTCGATTTTTAACACATTTTAAAATTTCAACATTTTTAACAATCTACTCGTATTTTATTGATAAACTAATCAAAAcaaacaaaatttatttttactcgtatttttaaaaagttagtttttGCAAAATAAATTTGTTAGTTTTCAAATataaaaaaatcaattatatTTGAAAATTGATCTTTTTTGTAATTTTAAGATTAAAGTGACAGTAGAAGcagaattaaaatattttttctttttttattcaACTTTATTTTTTCTGTTGAAAAGATAATTCCGAATTTAAAAGATTAATATGTATTAAAATAAGGAAAAGAGGACGGTACAtctataaattttataaattaaaaaaatgttacaattGATTTTAGAGGACTTCTCTCTAAAAAAGCGGAACAAACCGtgtttatattttaaataaaatataaaacataACAAATTCTAAAATTACATGGCAAAAATACTTTATAAGCTATTCAAATTCTTCTTGTTCTTGTGGATCGTTCGCTGACGTGCCCGATTCCGATGAAGTGTCCATCGTCATCCAAGTATCCTCTTCGCCGTCCGAGTCATCTTTTTTCCTCCCTTGTTGTCTCTTTACTGCTTGATCCCAATCTTTTTTGTAAACACATATCTTGACCACATCCGGTGCAAGACTTGATCTCTTCTCGTCCATCACTCTTCTACCGGCACTGAAAGCGGACTCGGAAGCAATGGTAGAGGCGGGAACTACTAAAATGTCCCTTGCAATTTTAGCTAATACCGGAAATTGGTTTTCATGATTCTTCCACCACGTTAGTATTGAAAAATCCTCATCGAACTcatagttatatgaaaaaatcTCTCTGATCATGCTAAATAAAGTTGTAGGTGTAGATGCATTTTCGGGAATTCTACACTTTTGTTTTTTTAGTTAGGATACCAAGCAATGTGGGATTAACCCTACTAGAATGACTAGTCTTAGGTGGTATAATATTTTGAGTTCTAGGAGTATATAGATCTATAAGACGGTGTAATAAGTCTAAACAATTTTGCACATAAAGCACGTGATTATATGAAACTCCTAACACTGAGTAATAATgttctaacatattttctaaaccttcTTTTCTAACACCGGGATCAATAAGACATGCAACACCATAAATAAAAGGAAATTCGGTAAAATATTTTATCCATTTTTTTTTCATATCAACAATAATTGCACCAAAACAATTATCAGTTTCATATGCTTTTAAAGTAGTAATAATATTAATACACTCAATAATAACAAGATGTACATTTGGCTCGTAAACGTAAGAAAATATCTTAGTACCACGTGCATAACAATCAAGAAAATCGCGTACCCTAATCGCCAAGTCCCATTCATTTTCGGTAATAAGTCTATCCTCCACTTGATTTCTTGGATCGGAATTATATAACTCGGTGATAACTACCTTATATTTAATTGCCTCACATAGTAATTTATAAGTCGAACTCCATCTCGTGGGACAATCAATTCCCCATTTTTTGGGTATTAATCTGTTCTCTCTACACAATTTTTTATATTATCTCTTTAATGTGTGTGCGATACGTAAatacttaattatttttttaatagaTGCTAAAAATTTGATTATTTGTTGAATACCCTTTTGAGCCGATAAGTTGATTATGTGTGCACAACATCTAACATGCAAGAAAACACCATCTAAGTAGTAGGAATATCTTGTGCAATATAGTAAATAGCTTTATCATTTGCCGAAGCATTATCTAAAGAAATAGTAAACACATTGTGTTGTAAATTAAATTCGTTAATAGTTTCGAATATTCGCCTCTTTAAGTTATAACCCGTGTGTGACTCGTCCATAACATCAAAGGCAATTATTcgtttttgtaaaaaaaatcGGAATCAATCCAATGAACGAAAACACAAATAAATGGCTCACCGCAACTCGAACTCCAACAATCACTAGTTAAAGAAACCGTGCAATCATAATCACGAAAAAATTCAATTAATTGCGCTCGTTGACTATAATATTGTTTTTGTGTGTGACATTTAAGCGTGTTCCTAGGAATTCTTTTAAATACAGGGTTTATTGATTCTTTCATCATGTGCTCTAAATTCAGACTCTCATCGTAAGAAAAATGTAACTCGTCTAGTGTAACATAAGTAGCAAAATACTCGATCATTTTATCTCTACTATAGTGGAAAGGCATACCTCCACAGGGAGACGATGTCACGAAACCACCAATTTGTGTTTGTTGCGGTGATTCTCCACGTGCCTCTCCACTTTCGTGACTTTGTTTCGAAATTTCATCATTAACTTTCAAGTGTCGATCAAGTGTACCCCTACCGGCTCCTTTAGAGTGAAGAAAAGGAGATTGATTTCGGCCACTTtgaataaaaaaaaacaaaaacatttAAATTTGTTGGGTTCTTCGGGTATTGCTTGTCTCGAAAAATAATTCCAAACGTGCGAAGAACGTCTCGAAGTACAAGAGGTGCCTgcaaatttttaatataaaaaaatttaacaaaGTATTCGAATACAAAAAATCAGAAAGAAGCTTCGaacataaaataaaaaatattggAACATTAAATTCGAACAAAAAATCATAAAATAcagaaaaattttaaaaaaatgtaaatttataaattaactgaaacaAAAACATAACATATAAATACACGAAATTTGGAAATTTTACTAGTTTCTATATATGGTCGAGTGGGTCGCATAGCATTTGCTTGACTCGAGCCTTGAGATGATTGTGTACCTCTACCTTCTTCCATTTGCTCGAAAATGCTTGCCTGAAAACTTGTGAGGTTACCTGAATTTTTTACAGTTCGCCGGAAAATTACTAAGCTTGCCGAAAATTTTAGTGTGGGTTCGTGACTTGTGATTTGCTTCTTGAAATTGTTGTTGTGAGTGTGAATGTGAGAAAGGAAGACTTGTGTGAGTTGTGACTTGTGAGTTGTGAGTTGCAGTGAAGAGTGAAGACTGAGTTGTAAAAAATTAAAAAGACTGAGTTGTATTCACCAGAAGAGTTGAAGTGAGAAAGGAAGAGAGAGATCGAGAGAGAGATTAAGAGTGAAGAGAGATTTAAGAGCGGGATTATATATATAGGCAACATGAATTGAACGTTGTAATATGAACGTTGCAATTGTAGAGCAGACACCAGACAGACAGCAACAGAAGCTTTGCAGTTTGCAGGTTACCGTGCGCGTGCGGACACTCACGGGCCGAGCGGTTAACCGTGTGCCGAGCGGGCCGTGCGTGTCTGTTAATCGCTGGCGAATAAAGCGGGCCGGGCCGGTTCGGTTATGGGCCGGGCCCGGTTTCAGAATATTAAATTCGTGTTCGATTCGTTAAAACATACGGTTTGAACGAATTATGAACCGACATGTGATAAGCTGAATTACGAATTTTTTATGAGTCGAATAGCGGGCCGAGCCAAACCGTTCGTTTGGCCGGCTCTACCCGCTACACATCTGATCTGCACGGCTGCACTTACTAACAAAGTTCAGTAAAAATTTGTTGCTTCACAATCGATCAACTTGCATGTAATTTCTTCTTGCTATCTCCCAAGTAAGAATCTCCGAAAACATTTTGAATTAAATTTGGCAAGATACTGAccaaaatatatttatataatgtGCATTTTAACAATTATATGAAACAATAATTACTCTTAGACGTCGATACCAGACAGCTAACAGTATTAACACTTTAAATATTAATGATAAGAACCTAGTTTATCCACAATTTTCCTAATTACAAAATTGTCGTCTTAAGATGATCCTTCTTTTCGTTCAAATGGCAACTGCGGAGTTGTAATCTTTGACGGAAGAAATGTGTTGCATTTGCTTGGCCTTTTATTCTGAATAAGTACTCGACGATTGATTAATAACGAATCGTGTGAAATATTTATATACATTTTCGTATAATATAGTCACATAACTGCCTATCTTAATTATTACATGTATAATACTTCCCTCAGCTCTAGGTTATATGTACAAACATTAGCCATATTTATGTTAGTCTAAACATCTGCATTTAAATTTTGTACTAGCGCGGCAAATCGGTTGATAAGTGGTCTAAAAATTAACAAGTGTAAATGTTAGGTGCTCTTAATTTTGATAAGTACGTTTTAATTTTGTTTCTCTTAATAATATCTTCCTCGCATTAATTCTCTATATAAACACCATCCCAAGCTTTTATGCCTTCCATCTCACTAGCATATGTGATCTGCAGATCGAATTGCTTCATGTAACTCTTCTTTTCGATCTTTTCCGAATCTGATTTCCATTAATCTCTAATTTTAAGATCTTCATCATAAACAAATGGCCATGATGAAAGTGTATTCGACTAACGAGAACGATGTTGAGGCCAACATTAATCATCAACACGAGAAATGCTTCGACTACTCTCAACGAGCACAATGGCTTCGAGGAGTTGTGCTTGGATGCAACGAAGGCGTAATGACTTCGTCCATATTGGTGATGGGGATGACTGTGTTTATAGACGACACTAATGATCTAGTTGTCACAGGTCTTGTAGGTTTAATTGCTGGAGCTTTAGCTATAGCAACTGCGGAATTCATATCTGTCTACACACAAATAGATGTCGTAGAGGCTCAAAATGAACGTGACAGAAGAAGTGATAGAGTTGGACGGGCATCAGCCCCAAGTCCAACTCAAATAGGTTTATCTGCATCAATCACCTATTTGATCGGAGGGTTTGTTCCAATAATTACTGCATTTTTTGTAAGACACTATGTGTTGAGGTTTATTGCAGTGGCGTTTTCGGCTTCTTTGTCGATGCTAGGGGCGGGTTACTTTGCAGCATCACTTGGGAAGGCACCGGTACTAAGATCTTGTGCAAGAGTGTTGATGGGAGGATGGATTGAGATAGCCATTATGATAGGAAAAAGGAAGGTTCTTGAATGTTATGGGCTATAAGAAATGTACAAGATATGAATATTCAAAAGTATGTCTTCAAATAAGTCAAATGAATAAATCATATGACACAAAAATAAGAATTAATTTCTCATCCATAAATAAGAGAAAAAACCAGCTTGAAATTAACTTGGTTGTTCAAGAGATTCTCTCCGAATATATGAATGTACATGATAGGATGAACCACAATGTCATGCACGTGCAATCCAGAAATACAGTAGATAACTCGATAAACGAATAAACTCGGGCAAATTATTCATTTCTTCTGGTTCCAAAATCTTTATACGGTTTTTCTGCTGGGTGTCCATGGGTACACACTAAACACAAACTTCTATCATTTTAACTTGTTTTAATTGGTCAATACTTCTTAATAATGATGGACCCCCTGCTTTTACAACAAATACATCCATCAAAACACCccaaattttataaattttagtaCTTAGCATGTGTCCACACACTACACAAACTCAATGAATAAAGTTTTCATTCATGATCTAAGTTTAACTGTAGTGCATAAGAAGTACGCACAAATCGAGCAGTAAGGTTTACAAAAGCTGAGAAAATAAACACATGCAGGCAGATGCTCTAAAATCTGGAGTAGTCTTCGGCAAGCATGTTTCCTCAATTAATGGATTCAAAAATAACagtatattatattattataatatataaacgATTCGAAAAGAATTTGTTGCTTCGGGATCACATACAaatcatattaaaatattatctGTTAGCCCACGTTGTAGTTTAACCCATATAATTAATGAAGACGGACTGGTGTTGATGCAGGCATGAGTTCTAAAAAATATTAGATGTATATATGCGGTAACAAATCTTTTAGTGATCCAAAGCTAACAACTGTACAGTTGGGTGTAATTTGATTTGGTTTCTAGAAAGAATATTCTGCTAAAATCTGTCTATATATACCATTTAAAGCCTCTATGCCTTCCACACAATCTGTAGTTGTATCATCCTCTTTTCGGCCTCTTGGCCAGTCCCCCTTTTGGTCTATCTCTGAAACATTTTATCATCTTTTAATTATCACAACAGAATGTCAAACTTGTTGAAAGTGCATTCGACTAATGAGAGCGATATTGAGGCCAATGTGGATCCTCAAAATGAGAAACGTTTCGACTACTCTCAACGAGCACAATGGCTTCGAGGAGTTGTGCTTGGATGCAACGAAGGCATAATGTCTTCGTCAATACTGGTGATGGGGATGACTGTTACTATAGATAATACTAAGGATTTAGTTATCACCAGTCTTGTAGGATTAATAGCCGGAGCCTTAGCCATAGCAACTGCAGAATTCATATCTGTCTATACACAAGTAGATGTTGTAGAGGCTCAAAATGACCGTGATCAGAGAAATGGTAGGGTTTGAAAAAGAGCGCCATCCCCAAGTCCAACTGAAATAAGTTTGGCTGCATCACTAGCATATGTTATCGGAGGATTTGTTCCAATACTTGCTGCATTATGTGTAAGACACCATGTACTAAGGTTTGTCGCAGTGGCGTTTTCGGCTTCTTTGTCGATGTTAGGGGCCGGTTACTTTGCAGCATCACTTGGCAAGGCGCCGGTTTTGAGATCTTGTGCAAGAGTTTTGTTGGGAGGATGGATTGAGATCGCCATAATGATAGGAAAAAGTAAGGTTCTTGGATGTTATGGgctctaaaaactgaattagatGTATTTTGATCAAGAATAAGTGCACGTCTTGCATGTATAACGTACTTGCTGAATATAAATATACGACACACATGGCAAGAAATATGGAATTGATCGTCTGCCATTCACGAAAACAACTGTTTATTTGATTCAAGTTtgttttctatttcttttttcaTTGTTACGAGGATATTTCCAATAGAGATTATCAATAAAGTTGTTAAATTAAacaaattattaaatatattattttttaattttttctcaCATTCATGTCACTCTTTacaatatttattaaaaatttgctccaataattaagtaattttaaAGATTACTCATGTGCTCCCtctatattaattttatatttaattcaatATAAAAATGAGTTGAATAATATAGGAAGTTGCCAAATTTTGACAATTTAGATTTTTTTATGACTTTTTGCTAATTTAGGAAGTTGTCAAGAGTTgacaatcttaataaacaacctTTCAATAGGTAGACAAGTAAATGTGTCATGCCACTAAACAACCCCTGTTGGAGATGTTTTGAGATGGGTCGTATGAGCTTTGCAAATAAATCACACAAACGTTGATATAAGATGATGAAAACTACAGCCTACAGAGATTGCCTCTCCCGTTCATTTCTCAAAAATTAATATAAACAATAGTGCTCATATCTTTCtgtattattattttttattccCGCTCCTTCAAACAATTCTCAAGATTCATTATAAAAATGCATGTTACAAACATGATTGCTTCCCCTAAATTACAGATATGCATGCAATAAATAATTATGGATATAAGTTTTATTCTCCTGTCACATTTTCCGGTGCCTAGCGCCGGGGTTAACAGCATCTCCGATGGTTCTTGGCACCTCTCAAGCTGGTAATTTTATCATATAatcaaaaatattatattttaaattctCTCTCTTCAGTATCCTTTTTAGCACTCTTCTTTAAAAAAACACTCCAATAATTGGCATCCCAAAATGTCAACTTCactaatttaataaaaaaatgctcaataaaaatatatatttttttttgacaaatgcagaaaatttcattaaattgaatataatacagccgggacaaacccccaactgtcgatacaaccaggtgatgaaacaaataacatactaaaatcaattagatgatttgtttcctgatcgtttaacacatagaatttaaaaattcttgaaactaaaaacgaaatcaaagacatcccaagcgatccaaattgcaccagcatctttgaaaataacaacatcgcaattgaccatatcacgtaaaaactatggttagcccaatgttcagaaacaacaatcgcataaaatgagattggagaagcggcatcccagctatctacatgccggacaccagctatagacatgccgaaagcaccccagctatctacatgccggataccagttatagacatgccgaaagtaTAAACCCGTAAAAGATGAACAATCTTTActtgtgaaaggtgagctcttgcaataatcaTCACTGTTTTAGATTTGATACAGGTTTTgcagatcaccaaaaatatcaGCAATTTCGTCCTCAACAGATCCAATACCAGATTAACCCAAGCATGACAAaacaaaaacataacaaacactccaaaaggagagacaaacacacactccaaaaggagagacacACAAATACCCAAAAAAAATGGGTTTTATTGAAAAGAAATCAAAcagaataaaagaaaataaagggATCGGGGCTTTCCACTGGAGAAAACCAGTGAACCAGTGGAAAACCCCTCGATTTACTTCAAAATGAACAAATCCTAGGAGAGGGGAGAGAGGAGGGAGGCGGCGGCTAGCGGacaattaataaaaatatattagaaaaatGATATTTTATACACCATTTAGACCACATTGCGACCACAAATTAAGTTGACATTCTACTTTAAGATGTCAACTTTTTGTTGACACCCCAAATTTACACTCATGCCAATATATTTGGCACCCCAATAACATCTTTCAAGTCTCAACTCACAAGGATGCCACATAACGTTGTCACCCTCATTGAAGTTGGTCGAGAATATTTTGCAATTTGCTATATCTAAGTTCATGCTACACTTGTAAATAATTTCAGGTCTAATTAAAATtatgtaaaattaaataaaaatatgttaGAAGTAAAAACAATTAATAACAAGCTATTTTAGATCATTTTCAAATTAATTATGTTTCGGTCACTTCCAAATTTTTTCCAATAATTGAGATTACAAAATATACTGAACTCGGATGGAGTTTCAGAATTAGTCGCAGAAATTGAGGTCACTTGTTGCAAATTTAACTCAAAGTGATTATCAATAACTTaatttgattattttattaaaattcgaGATATAAATtacttaaaattgaaaaataataacATAGATAAGTAGACTTTGTTATAATCTTCAACATATTAGTAAAATTTGTTATTTGAATCATGATTAAATCTCATATGATTCTTTATATTTTTTTAGATTTTGAAAAATACAAGTAAGATTTCAATATAATTTCTTGAACCAAATATCAGGTTTTACTAAATATATTTAAGCCCAAACGAGTTTTACTCACCTAATCATTTTTCAATTTTATGTAATTTTAGTTTCCGATTTTaactaaattattaaattaagaTAAATAATGATCTTCGAGCCAAATCTACAATGAAACCTGTACAAATTTTTTATTCGGATGGAGTCTCGTTTTCTTTTCGCTTTGACGTTGCCGCGGCCGCCCATTTATCATGAGAATTATTTTCCggaaatttaa
Encoded here:
- the LOC141664908 gene encoding vacuolar iron transporter homolog 2-like; this translates as MAMMKVYSTNENDVEANINHQHEKCFDYSQRAQWLRGVVLGCNEGVMTSSILVMGMTVFIDDTNDLVVTGLVGLIAGALAIATAEFISVYTQIDVVEAQNERDRRSDRVGRASAPSPTQIGLSASITYLIGGFVPIITAFFVRHYVLRFIAVAFSASLSMLGAGYFAASLGKAPVLRSCARVLMGGWIEIAIMIGKRKVLECYGL
- the LOC141664909 gene encoding vacuolar iron transporter homolog 2-like encodes the protein MSNLLKVHSTNESDIEANVDPQNEKRFDYSQRAQWLRGVVLGCNEGIMSSSILVMGMTVTIDNTKDLVITSLVGLIAGALAIATAEFISVYTQVDVVEAQNDRDQRNVAFSASLSMLGAGYFAASLGKAPVLRSCARVLLGGWIEIAIMIGKSKVLGCYGL